A DNA window from Brassica napus cultivar Da-Ae chromosome C1, Da-Ae, whole genome shotgun sequence contains the following coding sequences:
- the LOC106375284 gene encoding DEAD-box ATP-dependent RNA helicase 16-like, whose translation MGKAKFKPVDDVKPEEVEKVEEVEEQRDAGEVAEEEEEEEKDKSFEELGLDPRLIRALSKKGIEKPTPIQQTAIPYILEGKDVVARAKTGSGKTLAYLLPLLQKLFSDSGRKKKPAPCAFVLVPSRELCQQVYSEVSWLIELCRVQLKAVQLTSSMPVSDMRNALAGLPEILVTTPACIPKCFADGVLDPAAISESLEILVLDEADLLLSYGYEDNLRSVTSIVPRRCQCLLMSATTSSDVEKLKKLILHNPVVLTLQEGSDKEEPVPSNVQQFWISCSAQDKLLHILALLKLEVVQKKVLIFINTIDMGFKLKLFLEKFGIKTAILNGELPQNSRLHILEQFNAGLFDYLIATDDNNQTKEKEEVKGDDNKESKKNKRRFKPKLDAEFGVVRGIDFKKVHTVINYDMPQSVTGYIHRIGRTGRAYSSGSSVSLVSPGEMEGFEEIKSFLAGEEDKDSDIITPFPLLTENAVESLRYRAEDVAKSVTKISIRESRAQDLRNEIINSEKLKSHFEANPRDLDLLKHDKLLSKTAPSPHLRDIPEYLVDAKTQEASKMVKLARAAMGNNRRSGGGGNSKKKRSRKGGDPLKTFNANGSKRGRGGGGVGQKKDGKGSSDGLANKKHKTV comes from the exons ATGGGTAAGGCGAAGTTTAAACCTGTGGATGATGTGAAACCAGAAGAAGTTGAGAAAGTAGAGGAAGTTGAAGAACAGAGAGACGCCGGAGAAgtagcagaagaagaagaagaagaagagaaagataaGAGCTTTGAGGAGCTAGGGCTTGACCCTCGTCTCATTCGTGCTTTATCTAAAAAGGGTATTGAGAAACCAACTCCTATTCAGCAAACAGCTATTCCTTACATCCTG GAAGGGAAAGATGTGGTTGCTAGAGCTAAGACTGGCTCAGGGAAGACCTTAGCTTACCTTCTTCCCTTGCTTCAGAAGCTGTTTTCGGATTctgggaggaagaagaagcctgCTCCTTGTGCTTTTGTACTCGTTCCTTCTCGTGAGTTGTGTCAGCAGGTCTACTCGGAGGTTTCTTGGCTTATCGAGCTGTGTCGTGTTCAGCTTAAAGCTGTGCAGTTGACTAGTAGCATGCCTGTATCTGATatg CGTAACGCATTGGCTGGCTTGCCTGAGATTCTAGTCACCACACCTGCTTGTATTCCTAAATGTTTCGCAGATGGAGTTTTAGACCCCGCAGCTATCAGTGAATCGCTTGAGATTTTGGTTCTTGATGAG GCAGATCTTTTGTTGTCCTATGGATATGAAGATAATCTAAGGTCGGTAACTTCAATAGTCCCAAGACGTTGCCAATGCCTCCTTATGTCTGCTACCACAAG TTCTGATGTTGAAAAATTGAAGAAATTGATTCTGCACAACCCGGTCGTTTTGACCTTGCAAGAAGGTTCTGACAAGGAAGAGCCCGTCCCAAGCAATGTTCAGCAGTTTTGG ATTTCTTGCAGTGCTCAGGATAAACTACTACACATTCTTGCTCTCCTGAAGCTAGAGGTTGTTCAGAAGAAAGTTCTGATATTCATCAATACTATTGACATGGGTTTCAAGCTGAAGCTATTCTTGGAAAAG TTTGGAATCAAAACTGCAATCTTAAACGGGGAGTTGCCTCAGAACTCTCGGCTTCATATCCTTGAG CAATTCAATGCAGGACTCTTTGATTATTTGATTGCAACGGATGATAATAACCagacaaaagaaaaggaagaggTTAAAGGTGATGATAACAAGGAgagtaagaaaaacaaaaggcgTTTCAAACCGAAGCTTGACGCTGAGTTTGGTGTAGTTAGAGGAATTGACTTCAAAAAAGTTCACACG GTCATAAACTACGATATGCCTCAAAGTGTGACAGGATACATTCATAGAATTGGGCGTACTGGGAGAGCATATAGCAGCGGTTCTTCCGTTTCTCTC GTTTCTCCTGGTGAGATGGAAGGGTTTGAAGAAATCAAATCCTTCTTAGCAGGTGAAGAGGACAAGGATAGTGATATCATCACACCTTTCCCTTTGTTGACTGAAAATGCTGTTGAGTCTTTAAGATACAGAGCTGAG GATGTTGCAAAGAGTGTTACAAAGATTTCGATTCGAGAATCACGAGCTCAGGATTTAAGAAATGAGATAATAAACTCCGAAAA GTTAAAGTCTCATTTTGAAGCGAATCCAAGAGACTTGGATCTATTGAAACATGACAAGCTTCTGAGCAAGACTGCGCCTTCACCGCATCTAAGGGACATCCCTGAGTATCTAGTGGACGCAAAGACTCAAGAAGCAAGCAAGATGGTCAAGCTAGCCAGAGCCGCCATGGGAAACAATAGAAGATCAGGTGGAGGcggaaactcaaagaagaaaCGATCAAGAAAAGGCGGTGACCCACTAAAAACCTTCAACGCCAAC GGATCTAAGAGAGGACGCGGTGGTGGCGGTGTTGGTCAGAAGAAAGATGGTAAAGGATCTAGCGATGGCTTGGCTAACAAGAAACATAAGACAGTTTAA